The Streptomyces laurentii genome contains a region encoding:
- a CDS encoding sulfate adenylyltransferase subunit 2 (Active Sites [active];~Sulfate adenylyltransferase subunit 2 [Streptomyces davawensis JCM4913];~This domain is foundin phosphoadenosine phosphosulphate (PAPS) reductase enzymes or PAPS sulphotransferase. PAPS reductase is part of the adenine nucleotide alpha hydrolases superfamily also including N type ATP PPases and ATP sulphurylases. A highly...; cd01713;~identified by MetaGeneAnnotator; putative;~sulfate adenylyltransferase, small subunit; TIGR02039): protein MTTATTRSGTTDHPCTLTHADVLESEAVHIFREVAGEFERPVILFSGGKDSIVMLHLALKAFAPAPVPFALLHVDTGHNFPEVLEYRDRVVAAHGLRLHVASVQDYIDRGVLKERPDGTRNPLQTLPLTEKIRTERFDAVFGGGRRDEEKARAKERVFSLRDQFSQWDPRRQRPELWQLYNGRHAPGEHVRVFPLSDWTELDVWQYIAREGIELPEIYFAHEREVFPRSGMWLPVGEWGGPQDGETVEKRRVRYRTVGDMSCTGAVDSDAMTLDQVIAEIAASRLTERGATRADDKLSEASMEDRKREGYF, encoded by the coding sequence ATGACGACGGCGACGACACGGTCCGGGACCACCGACCACCCGTGCACGCTGACCCACGCGGACGTACTGGAGTCGGAGGCGGTGCACATCTTCCGTGAGGTGGCGGGGGAGTTCGAGCGGCCGGTGATCCTGTTCTCCGGCGGCAAGGACTCCATCGTCATGCTGCATCTGGCACTGAAGGCGTTCGCGCCCGCTCCGGTGCCGTTCGCGCTGCTGCACGTGGACACCGGACACAACTTCCCGGAAGTCCTGGAGTACCGGGATCGTGTGGTGGCGGCACACGGGCTGCGCCTCCATGTGGCCTCCGTACAGGACTACATCGACCGCGGTGTGCTCAAGGAACGCCCCGACGGAACGCGCAATCCACTCCAGACGCTGCCGCTGACGGAGAAGATCCGCACGGAACGCTTCGACGCGGTCTTCGGCGGCGGGCGGCGCGACGAGGAGAAGGCCCGTGCCAAGGAACGGGTGTTCAGCCTCCGGGACCAGTTCTCGCAGTGGGACCCGCGCCGCCAGCGGCCCGAGCTGTGGCAGCTGTACAACGGGCGCCACGCGCCCGGCGAGCACGTGCGTGTCTTCCCGCTGTCCGACTGGACCGAGCTGGACGTCTGGCAGTACATCGCCCGCGAGGGCATCGAACTGCCCGAGATCTACTTCGCCCACGAGCGTGAGGTCTTCCCGCGCTCCGGGATGTGGCTGCCCGTGGGGGAGTGGGGCGGCCCGCAGGACGGCGAGACCGTGGAGAAGCGGCGCGTCCGCTACCGCACCGTCGGCGACATGTCCTGTACCGGCGCCGTCGACTCCGACGCGATGACCCTGGACCAGGTGATCGCGGAGATCGCCGCGTCCCGGCTGACCGAACGGGGCGCGACCCGCGCCGACGACAAGCTGTCCGAGGCCTCCATGGAGGACCGCAAGCGCGAGGGGTACTTCTGA
- a CDS encoding adenylylsulfate kinase (Adenosine 5'-phosphosulfate kinase (APSK) catalyzes the phosphorylation of adenosine 5'-phosphosulfate to form 3'-phosphoadenosine 5'-phosphosulfate (PAPS). The end-product PAPS isa biologically 'activated' sulfate form...; cd02027;~adenylylsulfate kinase [Streptomyces davawensis JCM4913];~identified by MetaGeneAnnotator; putative;~ligand-binding site [chemical binding]), whose product MSRPPASPGTPPRTEQTNGDVPGADAPGATVWLTGLPSAGKTTIARTAAAELRSAGRRVHILDGDELRAHLTADLGFSRADREANVRRVGFVAELLASHGVTVLVPVIAPYADARAAVRARHEAAGTPYVEVHVATPVEVCAVRDVKGLYARQAAGEISGLTGVDDPYEPPAAPDLRIPAHEQSKAESARALVALLREKGLA is encoded by the coding sequence ATGTCCCGGCCGCCCGCCTCGCCGGGGACCCCGCCCCGGACGGAGCAGACGAACGGTGATGTCCCCGGGGCCGATGCTCCTGGCGCGACGGTGTGGCTGACCGGACTGCCCAGCGCGGGCAAGACCACGATCGCGCGGACGGCGGCCGCGGAACTGCGGTCCGCCGGACGCCGGGTGCACATCCTGGACGGTGACGAACTGCGCGCCCACCTGACGGCCGATCTCGGGTTCTCCCGCGCGGACCGGGAGGCGAACGTGCGCCGCGTCGGGTTCGTGGCGGAGCTGCTCGCCTCGCACGGGGTGACGGTGCTGGTCCCGGTCATCGCCCCGTACGCGGACGCCCGCGCGGCGGTGCGCGCACGGCACGAGGCCGCGGGCACGCCGTACGTCGAGGTGCATGTGGCCACGCCGGTCGAAGTGTGCGCCGTACGTGACGTGAAGGGTCTGTACGCGCGGCAGGCGGCGGGCGAGATCAGCGGGCTGACCGGGGTCGACGACCCGTACGAACCGCCGGCCGCACCCGATCTGCGGATCCCGGCACACGAGCAGAGCAAGGCGGAGTCGGCGCGGGCGCTGGTCGCGCTGCTGCGGGAGAAAGGGCTGGCATGA
- a CDS encoding hypothetical protein (identified by MetaGeneAnnotator; putative;~sequence version:1): MTTLPTPREALAPETASRHVVVAPGMCSGGSLVFGRIGDWTWEVVSASCRTNVHAARTAEGDPAYLSFYYFHVRGGDVVHPHGLTFGDELRVDSRAFQFGSQSVITLHRLAPAGLELPEGPLDPAEVYEHPHPHCLYAENFNRWIARTTAGSNRGLAQVAPADFTYQDLAPLPNAYSPRSLVGRARATGSFLPADPPGFYEAGLPQTFAYTLDVVRDLNGAGLMYFASYFAVFDTMLLRLWRALGRTDEQFLRRKVTDQKIGYFGNADPGTVFSVTIRRWRSIHSQNVEVADMALRDAATGQLIAVTSIEIDTASSGCA; the protein is encoded by the coding sequence ATGACCACTCTTCCCACCCCGCGCGAGGCCCTGGCCCCGGAGACGGCCTCCCGGCACGTGGTGGTCGCGCCGGGCATGTGCAGCGGCGGCTCGCTGGTCTTCGGCCGGATCGGCGACTGGACCTGGGAGGTGGTGAGCGCGTCGTGCCGGACCAATGTGCACGCCGCCCGCACCGCCGAGGGAGACCCCGCCTACCTGTCCTTCTACTACTTCCATGTGCGCGGCGGAGACGTCGTACACCCGCATGGGCTCACCTTCGGCGACGAACTCCGGGTCGACTCCCGGGCCTTCCAGTTCGGCAGCCAGTCGGTCATCACCCTGCACCGGCTGGCCCCCGCCGGCCTGGAGCTGCCCGAGGGGCCGCTGGACCCGGCGGAGGTGTACGAACACCCGCACCCGCACTGCCTCTACGCCGAGAACTTCAACCGCTGGATCGCCCGCACCACCGCGGGCAGCAACCGGGGTCTCGCCCAGGTGGCGCCCGCGGACTTCACCTACCAGGACCTGGCACCGCTGCCGAACGCCTACTCGCCCCGCTCCCTCGTGGGCCGGGCCCGGGCCACGGGAAGCTTCCTGCCCGCGGATCCGCCCGGTTTCTACGAGGCCGGACTGCCCCAGACCTTCGCGTACACCCTGGACGTCGTACGCGATCTCAACGGCGCCGGACTGATGTACTTCGCCTCGTACTTCGCCGTCTTCGACACGATGCTGCTGCGGCTGTGGCGCGCGCTGGGACGCACCGACGAACAGTTCCTGCGGCGCAAGGTGACCGACCAGAAGATCGGCTACTTCGGCAACGCCGACCCCGGCACCGTCTTCTCCGTCACCATCCGCAGATGGCGGAGCATCCACTCCCAGAACGTCGAGGTGGCCGACATGGCCCTGCGGGACGCGGCGACGGGGCAGCTGATCGCCGTCACCTCGATCGAGATCGACACCGCTTCCTCGGGGTGCGCGTGA
- a CDS encoding bifunctional enzyme cysN/cysC (Bifunctional enzyme CysN/CysC [Streptomyces davawensis JCM4913];~CysD dimerization site [polypeptide binding];~CysN, together with protein CysD, forms the ATP sulfurylase (ATPS) complex; cd04166;~CysN_NodQ_II: This subfamily represents the domain II of the large subunit of ATP sulfurylase (ATPS): CysN or the N-terminal portion of NodQ, found mainly in proteobacteria and homologous to the domain II of EF-Tu. Escherichia coli ATPS consists of CysN...; cd03695;~G1 box;~G2 box;~G3 box;~G4 box;~G5 box;~GTP/Mg2+ binding site [chemical binding];~GTPases - Sulfate adenylate transferase subunit 1 [Inorganicion transport andmetabolism]; COG2895;~Switch I region;~Switch II region;~TCysN_NoDQ_II: This subfamily represents the domain II of the large subunit of ATP sulfurylase (ATPS): CysN or the N-terminal portion of NodQ, found mainly in proteobacteria and homologous to the domain II of EF-Tu. Escherichia coli ATPS consists of CysN...; cd04095;~identified by MetaGeneAnnotator; putative;~putative GEF interaction site [polypeptide binding]), which yields MTTIASTEPLTTALLRFATAGSVDDGKSTLVGRLLHDSKSVLADQMEAVERASAGRGQDTPDLALLTDGLRAEREQGITIDVAYRYFATPTRRFILADTPGHVQYTRNMVTGASTADLTVILVDARNGVVEQTRRHAAIAALLRVPHVALAVNKMDLVGHRESVFAAIAEEFTAYATDLGIPEITAIPISALAGDNVVEPSAHMDWYSGPTVLEHLETVPVAHDASPRHARLPVQYVIRPQTAEHPDYRGYAGQIAAGSFRVGEPVTILPSGRTTRISGIDLLGRPVDTAWSRQSVTVLLEDDLDVARGDLIVPTGDAPATTQDIEATVCHVADQPLTVGHRVLLKHGTRTVKAIVEDIPSRLSLDDLSQRPHPARLDANDIARVRIRTAAPLPVDPYATSRRTGSFILIDPGDGTTLTAGMIGDSFTTPAPPQDETPDDGWDF from the coding sequence ATGACGACGATCGCGAGCACGGAACCCTTGACCACCGCCCTCCTGCGGTTCGCCACCGCCGGTTCCGTCGACGACGGCAAGTCCACGCTGGTGGGCCGGCTCCTTCACGACTCCAAGTCGGTGCTCGCCGACCAGATGGAGGCCGTGGAACGCGCGTCCGCCGGCCGCGGCCAGGACACCCCCGACCTCGCCCTGCTCACCGACGGCCTGCGCGCCGAACGCGAACAGGGCATCACCATCGACGTCGCCTACCGCTACTTCGCCACCCCGACGCGGCGGTTCATCCTGGCCGACACCCCCGGGCACGTGCAGTACACCCGCAACATGGTCACCGGCGCCTCCACCGCCGACCTGACCGTGATCCTCGTCGACGCCCGCAACGGCGTCGTCGAACAGACCCGCCGCCACGCGGCGATCGCCGCACTGCTCCGCGTCCCGCACGTCGCCCTGGCGGTCAACAAGATGGACCTGGTCGGCCACCGGGAGTCCGTCTTCGCCGCGATCGCCGAGGAGTTCACGGCGTACGCGACCGACCTCGGCATCCCCGAGATCACCGCGATCCCGATCTCGGCCCTGGCCGGCGACAACGTCGTCGAGCCCTCGGCGCACATGGACTGGTACAGCGGTCCGACGGTCCTCGAACACCTGGAGACGGTTCCCGTCGCCCACGACGCGTCGCCCCGCCACGCCCGGCTGCCCGTGCAGTACGTCATCCGCCCGCAGACCGCCGAACACCCCGACTACCGCGGCTACGCCGGCCAGATCGCCGCCGGTTCCTTCCGCGTCGGCGAACCGGTCACGATCCTGCCGTCCGGCCGTACGACCCGAATCTCCGGCATCGACCTGCTCGGCCGGCCGGTCGACACCGCCTGGAGCCGCCAGTCGGTGACCGTCCTGCTGGAGGACGACCTCGACGTCGCGCGCGGCGACCTGATCGTGCCGACCGGCGACGCCCCGGCGACCACCCAGGACATCGAGGCGACCGTCTGCCACGTGGCCGACCAGCCCCTGACCGTCGGCCACCGGGTGTTGCTCAAACACGGCACGCGCACGGTCAAGGCCATCGTGGAGGACATCCCCTCCCGCCTCAGCCTCGACGACCTCTCCCAGCGTCCCCACCCGGCCCGGCTCGACGCCAACGACATCGCCCGCGTCCGCATCCGCACCGCGGCCCCCCTCCCCGTCGACCCCTACGCCACCTCCCGCCGCACCGGTTCCTTCATCCTCATCGACCCCGGCGACGGCACCACCTTGACGGCCGGCATGATCGGCGACTCCTTCACGACCCCGGCCCCACCCCAGGACGAGACGCCCGACGACGGCTGGGACTTCTGA
- a CDS encoding homoserine/homoserine lactone efflux protein (identified by MetaGeneAnnotator; putative;~sequence version:1): MAISSALWSFALVVGLLTLTPGLDTALILRTSALGRRRRAWGVVLGIQTGTLVWGALTSLGVTALLTASHLAYTALRWIGAAYLIWMAARMLRDTFRGLPTAVADDSLPAAGADSVGGGWRQGTLTNLLNPKMGAFYVAVLPQFIPPGTSHFTMGLLLTSVHILIGLLWSAVLIGFARVLQGWLSKPQARRVLDRITGTVIGVFGIRLALSN, encoded by the coding sequence ATGGCAATAAGCTCCGCTCTGTGGTCCTTCGCCCTAGTTGTAGGGCTCCTCACTCTGACTCCTGGACTCGACACGGCGCTGATCTTGCGCACGTCGGCCCTCGGCCGGCGCAGGAGAGCCTGGGGCGTCGTCCTCGGAATCCAGACCGGCACCCTGGTGTGGGGTGCGCTCACTTCCCTCGGAGTGACCGCTCTTCTCACGGCCTCGCACCTCGCCTATACAGCGTTGCGCTGGATCGGCGCCGCTTACCTGATCTGGATGGCGGCTCGTATGCTCCGGGACACCTTCCGGGGGCTGCCCACGGCAGTCGCGGACGATTCCCTTCCGGCCGCCGGCGCGGACTCGGTCGGCGGCGGCTGGCGGCAAGGGACGCTCACCAACCTCCTGAACCCGAAGATGGGCGCCTTCTACGTCGCCGTCCTGCCCCAGTTCATCCCGCCGGGCACCAGCCACTTCACCATGGGCCTCTTGCTCACTTCGGTGCATATCCTCATCGGTCTGCTCTGGTCCGCCGTCCTCATCGGCTTCGCTCGTGTCCTGCAGGGGTGGCTCAGCAAGCCTCAGGCCCGCCGCGTGCTCGACCGGATCACCGGCACCGTCATCGGTGTCTTCGGCATCAGGCTGGCACTCAGCAACTGA
- a CDS encoding hypothetical protein (identified by MetaGeneAnnotator; putative;~sequence version:1), giving the protein MQDLVVEVGEEASVATPMRVDLGIEQHHRLGRPAARHTIANHVPEELPDRRAGRGRVVPGLLGFSAPIHGQRSLERASLTPAGTSERLVLRLGPAWCPLSGRWPSRPPGFDAEKYKERNAVERCVARLDQWRGLALRTDELSITYQAALHVASIVIRVRC; this is encoded by the coding sequence ATGCAGGATCTCGTTGTAGAAGTCGGCGAGGAAGCCTCGGTCGCCACCCCCATGCGGGTCGATCTCGGCATCGAACAGCATCACCGCCTGGGGCGGCCTGCGGCCCGGCATACGATCGCCAATCACGTCCCGGAAGAGCTGCCGGATCGGCGGGCCGGACGCGGTCGTGTCGTGCCGGGACTGCTTGGGTTCAGCGCGCCTATCCATGGTCAGCGCAGTTTAGAGCGTGCCTCTTTGACCCCTGCGGGAACGTCCGAGCGCCTCGTCCTCAGGCTCGGCCCTGCCTGGTGCCCCCTTTCCGGGCGCTGGCCCAGTCGCCCGCCCGGCTTTGACGCCGAGAAATACAAGGAGCGCAATGCCGTCGAGCGGTGCGTTGCCCGACTCGATCAGTGGCGCGGCCTGGCCCTGCGGACGGACGAACTCTCCATCACCTACCAGGCCGCACTCCACGTCGCGTCCATCGTGATCCGGGTCCGGTGCTGA
- a CDS encoding homoserine/threonine efflux protein (LysE type translocator; cl00565;~homoserine/threonine efflux protein [Streptomyces pristinaespiralis ATCC25486];~identified by MetaGeneAnnotator; putative) — protein MWSNVLNPKAASVYLTLVPQFLTVGRSIAPRIATLAVAHIVVVLVWLLSWASMVAVARTAIDTPRFRRGTSRLAGAVLVAFGVRTATSS, from the coding sequence TTGTGGTCCAACGTCCTCAATCCGAAAGCAGCGTCGGTCTATCTCACCCTGGTCCCGCAATTCCTGACCGTCGGCCGCTCCATCGCGCCGCGGATCGCCACGCTTGCGGTCGCGCACATAGTGGTCGTGCTGGTGTGGCTGCTCTCCTGGGCTTCGATGGTCGCAGTCGCGCGCACGGCGATCGACACACCTCGATTCCGGCGTGGGACGAGTCGTCTGGCGGGAGCCGTGCTGGTCGCCTTCGGGGTTCGGACAGCGACGTCGAGCTGA
- a CDS encoding hypothetical protein (identified by MetaGeneAnnotator; putative;~sequence version:1), producing MLFDAEIDPHGGGDRGFLADFYNEILHQDTCRPDTADGLALVAALAVDDRIPARQRFEAISLLFEAATVTERHLAETGPATPQQGDPDSEARARSAVQDHVPDLLARWPAECPAVRLALAGLAVVFPTDRTLAALRPRLRTFVDRHPQGTDIGDYARFVLVLAAQDDGRILTATEKLTEAYWTGTARGVPTRPRALHLLGQMLTRVRSDLTRPRARP from the coding sequence ATGCTGTTCGATGCCGAGATCGACCCGCATGGGGGTGGCGACCGAGGCTTCCTCGCCGACTTCTACAACGAGATCCTGCATCAGGACACCTGCCGGCCCGACACCGCCGACGGCCTCGCCCTGGTCGCGGCCCTCGCCGTCGACGACCGGATTCCCGCCCGACAGCGTTTCGAAGCCATCAGCCTGCTGTTCGAGGCCGCCACCGTCACTGAGCGCCACCTCGCCGAGACCGGGCCGGCCACCCCGCAGCAGGGCGATCCCGACAGTGAGGCCCGGGCGCGCAGCGCGGTCCAGGACCACGTCCCGGATCTGCTGGCTCGTTGGCCGGCCGAATGCCCCGCGGTTCGCCTCGCCCTCGCCGGTCTCGCTGTCGTCTTCCCGACGGACCGCACCCTGGCCGCCCTGAGGCCGAGGCTGCGGACTTTCGTGGACCGACACCCTCAGGGCACCGACATCGGCGACTACGCGCGGTTCGTTCTCGTATTGGCCGCGCAGGACGACGGCCGAATCCTCACGGCGACGGAGAAGCTGACCGAGGCCTACTGGACCGGAACAGCGCGCGGAGTGCCCACGCGGCCACGGGCTCTCCACCTCCTTGGCCAGATGCTGACCAGGGTCCGATCCGACCTCACCCGGCCACGCGCCAGGCCGTGA